ACCACCACAGACTTCCACCCTTCACAAGGCCTCCACCCACCGGAAGCTCACAGAGCAGACTGCGATCACTGTAAAAGCCAAAATGAAAAATCGCAATGGGCTGCGTTGTCTCCAATACCACAAGCGATTTGTCACATCACATCGTATCATCGCCCGACAAGTTTTATTGGcgcataaagaaaataaaaatggaagtCGTCATATTTAAAATCTAATGGATAAATGAGAGACACGTACGTAGCGCCATAAAGGCTGACAACAGCTGTAAGAATCAAACGAAAGGCTGGGAAGAGCCCCCAGCAGATGCAATTGTGCTTGCACCAACAACTGCCACGCTGCGTGCTAGTGTGGCAACTTGCCGGCTGCCACACTCACGGCACAAGCGCGTCGGACATGTGCCAACCTAACATCCGACGCTAATGGTCGCGGCATAACGGTGGGCTGAAAAGCTTCATCGTCAGTCCGTCCTTTTCTGCTACAGCTCACAACATGACTGTGGCCGACCAGTGACGTCCCCACCCCCAGCTGTGTGGTACGCTACCACAGGTCGCACCAGTCGTTCGTTCGATTTCGCGGGGCGGGGCAGTCGAAGACCTCCGCGAACTCTGCCGAACGGCGCGCCATGCCGTTGCAGCGGTGGTGTGCGTCCCTTgcgtggccacggtggtagtcgGCGCAATGCAGAAGGCACCGGCTTACGAAGAAGAGCCTACCGCGGCTCAGGCGTTCCTGCTTGGGCATCAGGCGCCTCCTTTCGCCGACGGCTGCCTTGCGAAATGCCCTGTAGAGGGCGTGAGCGCCGACAGAAGTGCTCGCCGTCCAGGGGGCGCCAGCGGAGTTAGACGTTACATTAGTGCACGAGAACCTGCAACCACAATGAAACTGTTCTTTACTTTGAATGCAGCGCCCAGCTGCTGCTAGGTAAATGTAACCACGAGCATGGTGCGAGGTACTAAATACAACTGGCATAAGGATAGCAAGGTATGTATTCTGTAGAGTATTCAAGTTCGCGTTGCTGGATGGACAACAGCGGGTACATACGTGTGTCGATATCTTGAGTGCATCACTCAGTTCAATCGAGTCATTGAGACGTAACAGGCCTGCTCTTTTATACACTGGAATCCGTACACGGCAGATTATAACTATCCACATAACACCTTCACAgctctataaaaaaaaaacgaaagtagCTGCATTCGGCAACTGACGCCCTCTGTGGCAACACACCGGCAAAACAAGAACTGAAAACaccagcttaataataataataataataataataataataataataataataataataataataataataataataataataataataatagttttgggggggaaggaaatggcgcagtatctgtctcatatatctgcggacacctaaaccgcgctgtaagggaagggataaaggagggagtgaaagaagaaagaggtgccgttagtggaggactccgggataatttcgaccacctgccgatctttaacgtgcactgacatcggacagcacacggccgccttagcgtttcgcctccatcgaaacgcagccgccgcggtcgggttcgaacccaggaactcccgatcagtagtcgagcgccctaaccgctgagccaccgcggcggggtcagcAGCTTCGACAAGTCTGCTTTTCAAGGGAGTAGTAATTCGGGTGTAATCGACACTACCCTCAGGCGAGTAGTCACTCCTAAGAGTGAAATAATACTCCACTTCGGGGAATTTCCCTCAACAGATTGAAAGCCCACCGTTCATTGAATTCTTTCAGTCGACCCGGGCTCCACGCGACCCGGTCGGCACCGTCGTACTCTACGTTCTCCCCATCGAAGGCGCGCATCATTGCCCGAAGCAGCACCGAGCCCAGCAGCCCGTAGTTGAACTCCGGCAGGCCTCGCGGGTCGAACAGTGGCGGAAGCATGGACGCCGCCGGAAGCGCCACCCTGTTGGGTGCCGTGTACGTGGGCTCCGCCGGCGGTTGCTGGAAGGCCAACCGAGAGTCCGTGTCTTGGCTGTGCAGCGACTCCAGGTAGCGGCGCATGCGTTCCTGTCGCGAGCCCAAGTAGTCAGCTGCAAAGACACCAGTCGCGGACGGGTAGCCCCGGTAGAAACTGCATGACAGAAAAGTATGGGCTGCGTTATTAGAATCAATGCTGCGTGAAAACCGGCAACGCAGAAAAACGGCGTTGCAGCGTACCTATAGGACGAACGCTGTCTTCCAAGCCGCGGGCGTAGCATGCAACTATATGTGGTGACCTACCTGATACTGTTGAGTATATTTCACGCCATTCACAGTGTACCCTGCGAAGATTCTTTAAATAATGCAAACGTACAGTCTATAGCAATATCGTCCAGATACACCTGATGCAATATTCCACCATGCGGCCGCCAAATCGATCAGCCGTTGCTTTTTCCTGAGCGTCACAGCGTCTCGATTTGGCTATCGGTGACGAGAACCTATCGATTTGGCTATCGgtgaatacccgccgcggtggctcagtggttagggcgctcgactactgttccggagttcccgggttagaacccgaccgcggcggctgcgtttttatggaggaaaaacgctaaggcgcccgtgtgctgtgcgatgtcagtgcacgttaaagatccccaggtggtcgaaattagtccggagccctccactacggcacctattcttcctttctttcactccctcctttatcccttcccttacggcgcggttcaggtgtccaaagatatatgagacagatactgcgccatttcctttccccaaaaaccaattattactattattattattatcggtgACGTTTGCGAGGAGAGACGCTGTAGCGGAAAAGGCAAAGATATTTCCTCCGACTAATTTCTTATGGCAATAAGGACTTCGTGGACAGCGAAACGCAAAACAAGCACCGAATCAATAAGCGGGCAATATATCTTGTCGGCCGAAGCGAACGATGCATTTACACGTTCATCACGACTACGATCATCACGTTCATCACGATGCATCTACACCACGCGCTTTCAACCAAGGACTACCTTGTTCCTTTTTTCGTTTGGCAATGCCATCTGTCTTTTGCTTGTCCGTActtacgcctttttttttctggccaccTCTTTCTGCAGTTCTGCCTGCATGACCGACACCCATGCGGCGTGTCCGGAAGAACTTCGATCAAGGCCGTTGCATCGTTTATTTATTAAGGACGCCAAACTGCAGCCTGCTATAATATTCCGTCGTAAAGCTTATACCAACCACactctgctattttttttccttcgggCACGTTCCCACAGTGCAGTTCTGTTTAAAAGCGTTGCAGCGAACTGTTGATATCGAGCACCGCAGCCTTGAACCCTGAATCTCGTTAAGCACCTTCGGTAAAATTCCGATCTGCAGCGCATCAAAGAGCAAGACAAACAGCTGCGGCCCAGTTGAATTTGCCTCCACTATGTAGGACGCAAAAATCACTAAAAAACCAATCTAAGCCTCACGCCGTGCTATTTGCAAACTGTGCTAGTTTTCCAACACGAGTGACGAACCTGTCCAGTCCAGACCAGTGGTCCAGACGCGGCGCGTAGCCCAGCATCCAGCGCATGCGACGGACCTTCTTCTCCATGCTCACCCGGATGGAGTGCGGGACCCAGACCGTGTTGCTGATGCTGGCGATCACTTCGCGCACGACGTTGCCGATCATGGTCTTGACGTGCGCCAGCCTGGACTCCGTGAGGACAGAGAAGAGGTAAGGagcccgcaccacgtgaccgtaGTCGGCGTTCGTCAGCGCCAGGCATCGCGACGCGTGGCCAATGGCCGGGCTGCTGACGTTCACCAGCCGTCGGCACGCCTCCCAGGCGATGAACAGTGCGCGTCCGGAGTCGCTGACGCCCTGGCGCGAGCGCATGTGGTTGAAGTACGCTGCGGCTTCCGAGCTAATGTCGAGCTCGAAGTCTGCCATGAAGGCTCCCGAGGAGTGGGCCTCCAGCGACGTCTTCCAGCTCTCCTCGACGGAGTCGTCATCGTCCGTGCCGTCGCCGCTGGTCTGTGGCAAAATATGCATGCGGCGTTAGTGCGCGTAAAAGGGGCgcagaaaattggtttctgaggaaaggaaatgacgcagtaattgtctcgcatatctcggtgcacacccgaaccgcgcagtaaggggagggaggaaggtgggagtgaacaacagaagagagaaaaaggtgccgtagcggaaggctttggaataagttcgaccacctggggatctttaaactgcaccgacatcgcacagcacacggacgcatttgggtctcgcctccatcgaaccgctGCCGCCACGGTAGGGatcgagcccgggtactctggatgagtagccgaccgccctaaccactgagccacgaggCAAAGGTCGTAATTGCCTCAAATAGTACGATGTGTCTCAATACGTCAAGTTTCCCGCGCTATGAACTTGGGCTTACGGAGGCATTTCAGAAAGTAGCCTGAGAACAAGTTCGTAAATTTTAATGCgaacctgccgcagtggctcagtggttagtttgctcgtactgatccagagttcccgggttcgaacccgaccgtggcggctgcgtttttatggaggcaaaacgctaaggcgcccgtgtgctgtgcgatgtcaaggtggtcgaaattattccggatccgtccactacggcacatctttcttcctttcttctttcaatccctcctttatcccttcccttacgacgcggttcaggtgtgcaacgatatatgaaacagatactgcgccatttcctttccccaaaaaccaattattattattattattattattattattattattattattattattattattattattattattattattattattattaaattttaatgtgaaagcatttcttgtctcatgagtggcgtgtaaaGGACCAGCCggcagagcgtgtccgcacgaactgtcagtcaTCCATTATAGGGGCGAATGATATAATAGTTGAATAAATAATTATGTAGTTAGCATGAACGAATAATTAAGTCACCAAATGATTAAACAATCCAAATTGATTATATAAGTAGGTAAACAATTAATTGGACGGAGTAATTAAGTAGTTGGATTAGTACTTTTACAAAAAACAGCAATTTAATCGAATTGATGCATTATTGATTACATAATTAAATGCACACATAGTTCAGTTGGACGACATTAAATTAGGTCACCAAAACGATAAATTGAGTGAATCGACGAAATCAATTGATTGGTTTAATTAGCAAATTCATATACTAATCGAAAATTTAAGCGAATTGCTGAATTACTTAATTACCGACATGCTTCATTAATTATTTGCATTATTTAGCGTTTTGGTGTGCTTACTAGACGCTCCAGCAACGTGACGCGTGCCTTCGAATGGGGTAGAACCGAAGTTAGAAAACGGCAAAGGCATGAAGAAACGAACACGCAGCAGCATAATCGACAGCAGTAAGAGAAATATGCTTTCGCATCACTGCACATAAGGAGACTTAAATGGCTCGCTGTTATTCTTATAAGCGATGCTTTCTCCGTCAGGCCTCCTCGGCCGTTGTAGAACGGGCGTAGTTCTCAGAAGTTCTCAGAAGCGGACGTAGTTAAAGAATGAAAGAACCAGGGCAGAGGCGAGCAACTTGAAGAGTTCGTGTGAAGCTGAAACCTTTCAGTAGCCAAGACATGGCGCAGTGCCATGGTTACCTACACGAAGCACCTACCTACACAAGCACCAAAACGTGCAAGAGCAGCAGAACGTTCATTACCGCACCTTGACGAGGAGTTTCTTCTCCAAGGTCCAGATGCGGTTCGCCAGGTCCTTGGCACGATGCCCGTCCACGCCGCAGGAGAGGAGGACGCCTTGGGCAAAGTGGCCTTGCTCGTTCCTGGTCTTCATGGCGGCTCGCCTCTTCTTCAAGTCGGCGAACTCGGCGTTGGGGGCCACTCGTATGAAGCGAGTCCCTTCTCCCGGACCGGGAAAGGCGTCCGCCTTGAGCTCGAAGAAGAGCCTCAGGTCGTACCGAAGCTGCAGCTCGATCGTCTTGTCCAAGAAGTCGGGGCCCGCAGAGCCTTCGTCAGCGTCTTTTAGTAGCGGCAAGTCGTTGTGTTTGAAAAAGGCGGCGATCGATTTGACATTCTTCGTGTTCTGTGGGTTCTGAAAAGTACCCGTCACGGAAAATACATTAGCAGTGAGAATAATCACCTTCACAATATTAGCAATGTCTCACATGGCGTGTCTCCCATATTAAGCCCAGTAATGCGCTGGCAAAGAAAATGTGAGGTAAAATTTCTCAACGTCCAGTATATTGCCACTGAGTCCTAGCCCTGCATTGAAGAAATGAGctttacccagaaaaaaaatttcatcagcgacacaagcagcaacaccgcgctaaaggattTCTCCTCACCGCACTTAAGGTCAACAAAGTGACCCCTGGATTTTTTCGGGTGTAATGATGCCATCAGCTAGAAAGATCACATGACCGACTGCCATCTGTTACGTTACCCATTTCATT
This portion of the Amblyomma americanum isolate KBUSLIRL-KWMA chromosome 10, ASM5285725v1, whole genome shotgun sequence genome encodes:
- the LOC144106373 gene encoding endothelin-converting enzyme-like 1 — encoded protein: MSGGKTTTTTWYQEDDLFAKGALFALVAGVVTLLVLFFGSNFSDRDTVKPVARAAGAGVVSVEAANATMASRRPPPFPQWTTVARTKKTKKKPKTSGSKPHRRESEGRLVSRLLEDSVDDGADPCFDLRAHVCSGYGASSVLEGRPLEERAAEEVQRGVAESFRQAVRSPKLLAQHVSLRKAAGFYRSCVDTNPQNTKNVKSIAAFFKHNDLPLLKDADEGSAGPDFLDKTIELQLRYDLRLFFELKADAFPGPGEGTRFIRVAPNAEFADLKKRRAAMKTRNEQGHFAQGVLLSCGVDGHRAKDLANRIWTLEKKLLVKTSGDGTDDDDSVEESWKTSLEAHSSGAFMADFELDISSEAAAYFNHMRSRQGVSDSGRALFIAWEACRRLVNVSSPAIGHASRCLALTNADYGHVVRAPYLFSVLTESRLAHVKTMIGNVVREVIASISNTVWVPHSIRVSMEKKVRRMRWMLGYAPRLDHWSGLDSFYRGYPSATGVFAADYLGSRQERMRRYLESLHSQDTDSRLAFQQPPAEPTYTAPNRVALPAASMLPPLFDPRGLPEFNYGLLGSVLLRAMMRAFDGENVEYDGADRVAWSPGRLKEFNERFSCTNVTSNSAGAPWTASTSVGAHALYRAFRKAAVGERRRLMPKQERLSRGRLFFVSRCLLHCADYHRGHARDAHHRCNGMARRSAEFAEVFDCPAPRNRTNDWCDLW